TTAAGGCATTCAAGCTCCAAATTATATTGATTGACTAGTGATGGGAGATTTTGACTATATAAGATATCCAGAAAAAATAAATAGAGCTCGTGGAAATATTAATGATATGATGAAGTTAAATGAGGCCATAAGTACCCTTGGGTTAGCTGAATCCTCTTAAAGGTAGAAATTTCTGTTCAAGGAATATGCACGAGGCACCTCTACTTCAAAAACTTGACTGGTGTTGTTCCTCTAAATCATGGGTGTTACCCTAACACAATGGCTCTTCCTTTGTAAAAATCAATCCCGAATCACGTTCCTTGCATCATTCAGGTCGGAACAAATATCCCTAAATCAaacttttcatatttgaattttttaggACGGAGCATAATGGTTTGAAGAAGGTAGTTAAGAGTGACATTAAGAGTCCAGTGCTTTGCAATGCAAAAGCAATCACAAATAAATTCAAAACACTCGAAAAGGGgcttaaattttggtcaaatctctCTTAAACCTTTCAGCCACATTTCAGAATTTCAATTTATTGATCAGGTTCGTTGACATGCTCGAAGAGTTTAGAGACCAACCAACTATGGAACATAATGGAAGAAAATTTCTGAAAAGTCACTTGTTTAACTTGTTTTAATACTGAAATACCTATCGGAAACAAGTAAATTTTGGATACCAAAATACCAAATTCTTCCATGCCAAGGGCATAAGTAAGTATATACTCAATCACATTATTTTGCTGCATGACAAAATGGGACAGGAGCACAATGAGGATCAGTGCAAGGCTGATATCGTTGAGGGAGCTTTCCATCTTAGGCTTGGCTCTACCAATCCAACGAGTACATTTTTTCACATGCACACCCTTCTTCAAAGATTTGATGAGATACATTGTCTTAAAGCACCATTTACCAAGTGGAAATTGATGAAGTTATAAAAAACAGCCTACTAACAAGGCTCTAGGGGATGGTGGATTTAATGGGGATTATACCAAGGCATGTTGGGACATTATCGCGGTTTATTTATACTTTCATTGACGAGTTCTATCATTGCATAATCAATCTTTAGTGCATTAAATCCTATTTCACTACTCCAATTCCCAAGAAAGGTAATCCTCTAAGCACATGGTATTTCAAACCAATATCTCCGTTGAGATGTTCCATAAATAATATTACAAGCTCCTGGCTAACTAACTTCACAAGCTCATCCTATAATTGATCCACACTAATCAATTTGGATTTGTAAGATCAAGGTCCATACATGCTTGTCTTGCCTGGGGTTTTAAATTTCTATTTCAATGCCAACACACCAAGAAAGAGATATTGGTCCTCAAGTTAGATTGTGAAAAGGATTTTGATATGGCTGATCATTTACAATTCTAAAAATTCTAGTCACTAGGGGTTTTGTACAAAGATGGCTTAACTAGATCGAAATGATATTTAGGTCTAGGACCTCATCAGTATTGCTTAATTGCATTCCTGAAAAGATTTTCACTATTTGAGAGTGTTGATTTACTTCAATAAAGTAAGGGTTGTGGGGCTATCGTCTCACAGTATATGGTAAAAATTGATGGAATGGTTTCAAGACATTCAAGCTCGAGATGATATTGATTGGCTAGTGATGGGATATTTTAACTATGCCAGATATTTAGAAAATATAAATAGAACTGGTGGAAATATTAATGATACGATGAAGGAACATGAGGCCATATGTACCCTTTGGTTAGTTGAAATCCTCTTATGGGCGGAAATTTCCATTGGAGCAATATGCATGATGCACCTCTACTTGAGAAACTTGCGTGTTGTTTTCCTCTGAATCATAGATGTTACCCTGACACAATGGCTCTTCCTTTGTAAAAATCAATCTCATATCATGTTCCTTGCATCATTCAGGTCGAAACAAATACCCATAATCATATTTTTCAGATTTGAATTTTTTGGCCGGGGCATAGTGGTTTTAAGAAGGCAGTTAAGAATGTGATTAAGAGGACAACGATTGCCAATGCGAAAGCAATCACAACTAAATTCAAAAGACTCAGAAAGGGGCTTAGAATTTGGTCCAAATATCAGTTAAACCTTTCAGACACTATTATATTAAGAATTCCAATGTAATAATCATGTTCGTTGACATGCTGAAAGAGTTGAGAGACCTACTAACTGTGGAATAAAATGGAAGATTTTAAAAAATCATTTGATTAACTTGTTGTCATACTGAAATACCTATTAGAAGCAAGTAAAATTTGAATATGAAAATACCAAATTCTTCCATGCCACGGCCACAATTAAGTACACACCTATTCACATCGTTTTGTTGCAAGATGAGATGGGACAAAGCACAATGAGGATCAATCCAAGTTTACTATCCTTGGTAGATCTTTCAAACTTATCAATCCAACGAGTAAAAAAAATCACTTGCAAAACCTTCTTCAGAGATCTAATGAACTACATTGTCTTCAAACACCATTTATCAAAAAGGAATTGATGAAGTTGTAAAAAAAACCTGCCTAGTGACAAGGTTATATGGTCTGGTGGATTTAATTGGCATTTTGTCAAGGCCTGCTGGGACATTATCTCAACTGATTTATATTCTTGTCGTCGGTTTCTGTCATTGCATAATCAAATATTTAGTGCATtagttcctctttcaccattctgATTCCCAAGAAAGGTAATCCTGGAAACCCAGGAGATCTCAGACCAATATCTCCATTGAGATGTTCCATAAAAATATTACAGGATCCTCGCTAACAAACTTTACAAGCTCATCCTAAAATTGGTCCACACTAATCAATTTAGATTTTTAAGATTAAGGTCTATGCAAGATTTTCTTGCCTGGGCTTTAAATTTTCTATTTCAATGTTAGCAGACCAAGAAAGAGATATCGGTCCTCAAGTTAGACTTTGAAAAGTCTTTTGATATGATTGATCATGATACAGTTCTAGAAATTCTAGCAACTAGGGGTTTTCGAAAGAGGTGTCTTAACTAGATCAAAATGATATCTAGATCTAGGACCTCATCAATCTTGCTTAATTGCATTCCTGAAGCAATTTCAATTTATGAGAGGGGTTAGGAAAGGAGACCCTCTCTTCCCTCTCATTTGTGTTGTGGTCACAGATTTACTTTAGTCCATTCTTAGTAAATGTATGCACAATCAATTAATTCATACTCCTATGGAAACCAACTCTTGCCCTGATTTTCAAGGGATACAATATACCGGTGACACTCTTTGGGTACTTCTAGCCGAAGAGGCTCggttataaaaaaataaaaaatctgcTCACTTATTATTTTGATCTAACTGGTTTGAAGATCATTTAGAATGAGTATGTCATGGTGCCTTAAAATGCCCATGCTGACATATTGCAACATTTGGTCAACATTATTTCTTGAATGCTAATAAGGTTCATTTTCCATTTACCTATATATGGCATCCTTTAAACACAAGCAGGACAAGAGTGGGGGATTTCACTCCAATATGTCAAAGAATTGAAAGAAGGCTTGGTGGCTCCTCAACAATGCTATCATATGATGGAAGGCTCCAGTTGATCAAATTTATCTTTTCCCCACTCCACATTTTTTTTCCATGTGCTCACTTGCTCTGCCAGCTTCGACTACTAATCAAGTGAACAAATATTTGAGGCACCGGCTTTGGAGGAAATTTGGACAAGACAAAGAACCTGCTCACATTGCTTGGGAAAAGCATGCAAACTGCGGTTCAAGGAATTCTTGGTATTTTAAATGTGAAAACCCATAACAAAACTTTGCTTTTTAAAAACTCCATAAATTCTTCAATAGAACTGAGCTACCTTGTATCAAACTTATTTGGGAGTCATATTTCAAAATCAATCCTCCCCTTGAAAGAATGGAGGGCTCTCACTGGTGGAGATCTCATTTGAAGTTGATCCATCTATTAAAAAACCCTGCAATATGCAAAGTTGGCCAAGGAAACACTACTATATTATGGCATAataaatggcaagaacaatctctagTTGAGAAATTCTCAGAGCTTCATTCACAAGCAATCGATGACAAGGCTATAGTTGCGTCTATGATTAATTCTGAGAACTTGGTTGATCACTTCCACGAACTATGATCTACCGGAGCGTTTGCACAGTTCGATGAAATCCAAATATGGTTATATCAGAGTAACACTCCACAAGTTCTTAACAAATCGAGCTACCCTTGAAATGCTAAGGAAACAAGAATCATGGCTTATGGGGAAACAAGAATCTCACTTTCTCATCAAATGGTTGTAGAAGAGAGCTGGTAGACTAAGACATAAAATCTTCTTTTGGCTCTGACAACATGATGAAGTCAACACTAGAAACCTTCTCAAAACAAAGTCTTTTCACATGCCTAGTTGTGCTTGTGTTCTCCATAATTAACAAGTGGAAGAGAATGTGACTGCATGTGTACTCAAGACTATTGGCAATTCATTCTTCCAAATAAACACAGGGTAATTTCACTCTTTGATGAAATCAGTTTAGCAACTCTAATTCTTCCTAAGCAAATAGCATGGACATCATCATTATGGGACGTCGGAACATATGGATGCACGAAAatggaaaaatgttcaaaaatgAATGGTTTTGATGATTCCGAGGGCAGGAATTGGCTAGATCTCTATTTTCCTTTCCCTATTGTTTGTGTTTTTGTATATACATTTCTTTTGCTTTACATATACATATATGATTATCATTCTACGGTTCTTTCGGAAGAAGCGTCATGCTCAAAACAGCATGCTTGCGTATTGCACCTGCTCCTACACGCACGGTGTGTTGTGTTATTCGGGAAAGAACCCAACAACTGTTGGCTTTTCTTCTTTTATCtttaaagaaaaaagaaagaaacatTCGACTCTGTGCATGTAGTGACATGATCATATGTGTCCCACAGCCGCGCCAAATGCAGAAAACGTCAACAATCACAGAAGGAAACATCAACAATCAGCTAGCGAATCACTTCCCTGTTCCCTGCAAGAAGAACTTGCCCTTTTTACGATAAAAAATGATTGATCGCACTAGCACGTCAGCAGCACCTGAACCTGAGAGAGCAAGACTCGCATACATCGGACTACAGGTTCATGACATCTGCATTCTGCAAAGGCAAAGCGTAACACCAGGCAATCTTCATATAACATTGTAAAACACGGGTCAGTCAGTTAGTTCTGCAGATAAATATTTCACACACAGTACAAGCTGGTGATAAGAGTACTTTTTAACACATAATAATTCAGGCTGCTGGTGCTGCTTGGCACAGTCTGGCAAAGAACAACCCTGATAGAGGCCACAAGATTCAGCAAACACGCCACACTTCTTGGCACAAACGACATGAGACCAGATGGTGTTCTTGTAACTAGATAAAGAGAGATGAAATTATGTGGCTAGCAGATGGTACAGGGCGGGAGCTTATCATAACTAGTTACTAATTATACTCCTAGAGATCTCACTTTGATAAACGATAGCCAATAAATTACTGCCTAGACATATAGTTCCTGCTTGCATTCAATATAAGCTAAGTTGTTGCAATGTAACCCTAACACATACCAATAGAAACTCTTTGAATCACCAATGCCATGACCTGTTATTCAGTCTCTCATTACTGGCTCTCTTCTtcattgtcatcgtcctcttcctcctcatcaccgCTCTGCTCACCGTCGCTGGCAGCTGCAGAGTCGGCCATATTGTTCTCATGGTACTGATAATGCGGGCGAACGGCAGGGCGGTGATGGTGTCTGCTACCGTCGCTGGCACGGTACCGGTCATGGTGATTGCTGCTCGTCCGGGCATCAGGAAACGGTGCCATTCTTCTCGATGTGGAATCTGGTGCGGACGCCATCCTCCTAGATGAGCCACCAACAGTGGCGGCACCTACCTGGGAGTGGGAGGCAGCCGCAGCGGGAGAGATGTGGCTCTTGCCCTGTGAGAGCTCCTTCTGCGTATTGAGGAAGAACTGCACGCGTTGCGATTCAAGCTCCCGTGCGAAGTCCAGACGCTGGCGCTCAATCTCGGCGGCCTGCTCCAGCTTCGCTGTCTCCACGCGCTCGTAGGCCTCACCAAAGCGTCGTAGCGCCTGCGCTAGCTCTCGCATGCCCTGAGAACGGTCACCGCCGCTGAAGCCATCCACGCGCCCCTCGTCCGTCCTCCTCCTCTTGCCATTCGCCGCCGGAAGCGCAGGCTCCGGCGGGAACCCGTCGGACGACTCAGACGATGCCGACAGCTCCGGAGACGGCGCCCTCCGCTTGACGGGCGCCGAGGCCGGCATCAGCGGCGTGCGGCTGCGCTGGGGGAAGCCCGCGCGCAGCGCCGTGGGCACTGCGTTCCGTCCGTTAGGGTGGGCGGCCGGCTTCTGGTTGTAGGTGGGCGCGAGGAGCACGTCGAGGCGGTCATAGAACTGCCACGACGAGACCGGCTTGGCCCTCTCGATCTTGTACTTCTTCTTGAGCGTGTCGATGCGGTTCTTGCACTGCACGTCGGACTTGGGGGCCTTGGAGTAGTTGTCCCGGGAGGAGACGGCTTCGGCGACCTCCTGCCACTGGGGGTGGCGGAGGCTGCCGCGGCCGAGCGCGACGAAGCGCTCCCCCCAGGCGTCGATGAGCGCGGAGGTGGCGCCCTCGCTCCAGGCATCCTCcctgcccccgcccccgccgccgccgccaccgccgctgccgccgtggCTGGGGTAGGACCCGTGCTTCTGGATCGGGAGCGCGAGCGTCA
The window above is part of the Triticum aestivum cultivar Chinese Spring chromosome 2A, IWGSC CS RefSeq v2.1, whole genome shotgun sequence genome. Proteins encoded here:
- the LOC123189321 gene encoding trihelix transcription factor ASIL2, with the translated sequence MDDDDNSPSPSLSPASSSPLPVASALPVADPVTVASAPPGGPLTLALPIQKHGSYPSHGGSGGGGGGGGGGREDAWSEGATSALIDAWGERFVALGRGSLRHPQWQEVAEAVSSRDNYSKAPKSDVQCKNRIDTLKKKYKIERAKPVSSWQFYDRLDVLLAPTYNQKPAAHPNGRNAVPTALRAGFPQRSRTPLMPASAPVKRRAPSPELSASSESSDGFPPEPALPAANGKRRRTDEGRVDGFSGGDRSQGMRELAQALRRFGEAYERVETAKLEQAAEIERQRLDFARELESQRVQFFLNTQKELSQGKSHISPAAAASHSQVGAATVGGSSRRMASAPDSTSRRMAPFPDARTSSNHHDRYRASDGSRHHHRPAVRPHYQYHENNMADSAAASDGEQSGDEEEEDDDNEEESQ